A window of Variovorax paradoxus genomic DNA:
AGACGATGCCGCCGGCCACGGCGCCCACGAGCGTCCATGTGACCAGCGAGCCGGCCTGGCCCGGCGTGAGGTGCAGGTCTGCCGAGATGGCGGTGAGCATGAAGCCGAGGATCAGCAGGTCGAAGCCGTCCATCGCATACCCGACGGCCGAGCCGGCCAGGGCCTTCCAGCTGTAGCCGGTCACCTTGTCCTTGCCGTCGGCCGTGGCGGCGTTGCCGGCAATGGGCGCCGCGTTGTTCACTCTTGCTTCCACGTCGTGGTCTCCAGGCTGTGCGCGGTGAAGTCCGCGACTGGGGTTTGTTCAGGTTTTGATATTAGTATCTTTTTTAAGACTGGTAAAGTTTTCGAGACCGGGACAAACCCGAGGGGCGGCCAAGGGCGACCGAAATGCAAGACGAACAGCCGGCGTAGGCCGGCTGGTGTCGATGGGGGAAGTGGGGTTGCCGCCGCAGCTTCAGGTGCTGCTGGCGTTCGTCACGCGGTCATGCGCATGCGGAGGCGGTCCGCGCGCACGACGATGTCAGGGAAGGTGGCTCAGGCCCGCAGGCCGAGCGGACTGTGCTCGGTGTCTTTCACGACCGCGTCGTTCATCGCCATCGCCGACGGGTCGCCGCTGCTGGAGCGCCAGATCAGCAGGCCCTGCTTCATGGCCTCGCGGACTGCCTGGGTGCGCGACTTCACACTGAGCTTGCGGTACAGGCTCTTGAGCTGTGCCTCGATGGTGTTGATGGAACGGTGCGTGGCTTCGGCGATCTCGCGGTTGCTCCAGCCGCGCGAGATGAGCCACAGCACCTTGAGTTCGCGCGAGGACAACAGCGCGTTCGCTTCCACGGGCATGAAGTGCTGCATGGCTTCGACGTCGGCATCCACCGTGGCGGGCGGTGACTGCGCCGGAAACGCGATGGGCCTGAGGATCTCGTGCGCCAGCCGCGCCGCGGCCGAGGCGTCGCCCTGTTCGATGGAGCGCAGCAACGATGCGAGTTCCGACTCGCTGGCCTTCGTGAACAGATGGCACAACGCACTCGCCACCGCAGCCGCGCTGGCGGTGCGCGCATCGGGTTCGTCGTGGCCCGTCACCAGATGGAGTTCCGGTGGCGGCGGCCTGTGTGCGACAACAGTTTCGAAGGAAGGAGAGGGCGGCATCTTGAAGCGATTCGCCTCGACGCGAGTGGTGAGCCGCAATCCGGTTCACGCATCTGTCGAAGCGAAGCCGATCGTATTAACTAAGGCCGCCGCGCGCAGCCTGTTTCGCGGCGCGGATGTGTTCCGCATCACATCCGCGCGCAATCAGCGAGGAGCACGCAATCAGCGTGCGGGTGCGGACTCCATGCGCAACTGCTCCTTGAGAATCCGCCGTATCTCCAGGATGGCCAGCGGGTTCTCCTGCACGCTGTGCTGCGACGGAATCACCAGCTCCGACGCCGCGCCATCGAGGTGCGCGCTTTCATACGGCACGATGCCGTCGCTCGACAGCGCGAGCGCCACGCCCGGCGTGTCGTTGCCGATGATCGAATGAAAGCGCACGCGCGGATTCATCGGCAGGCCCGACGACAGGCGCACGAAGGGATCGCGGTCGCTGAGGTTGTCGATGCTGTTCGGAATGCGCAGCGGCCCCAGGTCCTGCTTGCCCGGCGCGATGCGGATCAGCTCGCGCGAGATGTCGCTCAGCTGCCCCAGCATGGTGACCGGCAGCGTGATGAGGTTGGCCACCCAGCGCGAAATGCGGTTGTTGGCAAAGTCGGTGCCGCGGTGCGGCGACGCGATGAAGATGGCGTCGCTGACCTGCGGCAACGGCTCGAAGCGCAGGTAGGGCGCGAGCCGTTTCTCGATGCGCTGCTGCTGCGCGCCCTGCATCGGGTAGCTGGCGAGCAGGGCATCCCACAGCTTGTCTTCCGACGACGACACCATCAGCCGCGACAGCACGCCGCCCATGCTGTGGCCGATCAGCGTGATGTCGTTGGACGCGCGTGCCTTGCCCGTGGGGTCGAAGTGCGCAATGGTCTGCTCGACCGCCTCGCGGATGGCCAGGTTGTTCAGGGGCAGCGGCGCATTGGTCGGGTAGTACACCTGCCAGACCTGGTAGCTGCGGCGCAAGGTCTCGTCGCCCAGCACTTCGTTGGCCACGTTGATCCACGCCTCGGGGCTGCTGGCCAGGCCGTGCAGCATGATGATGGTGCGGCGGTTCGGGTCGTAGGGCTGCATCAGGTAGATGCGCGGCTTGGTGAGCCCGTCGGCGCTGCCGAACAGGCTGCGCAGCGCCTGCAGCGCGAAGTCGGAGCGCGCGAGCCAAAGTCCGTAGCCCGATGTGAAGTTGGCGGCCAGCGGAATGTCCTGCCCGCCCAACTGCACGCTCGATGTGCGGTAGGGGTCGAACACCACGATGCGCAGGTTGCGCGTGGACATCACCTGCCGCAGGTCGGCGCCGTCGAACTTGAGCACCGCGGTAAGCGCGGGGAAGGGCGTCTCGCGGTAGGGCGGCGCGTTGGCGCCGTAGGTGGGCTCGTCGGTCACGGCCACCAGTTCGGCGCCGAAGCCGTCGCGCCGGTAGATGTTGCGCAGGCCCGAGAAGGTGAGCGAGGCGGCCGGAATCAGCTCTTGCGGCAGGCCCGCGCCGGGCGGCAGCTGCATTGCCGACACGTCGCTGTCGATGTGCCAGTCGCCCACTTGAGGCACCGTGGGCGGGCGCGTGGTGTCGCGCCCGCGCCGGCTGTTCTTCTGGTAGCTGCTGTAAAGACCGGTGATGGCCTGCTGCACCGCGTAGTTGTAGTAGTCGCGCACCTGCGTCTGCCGGTCTTCGAAAGCCCGGTCGCGCGGATTGCGGTCGGTGAAGAACAGGTAGGCGTAAGCGTGGCGGGCGGTTTCCAGCCATGCGTCGATGGCCTTGTCGGCGGACGGCCCGTCGCTCGTGCCGCCTTTGTCCGCCGAGAGCGCCACCTGAAGCCACACTTCCGACAGCGCCGACAGCCGCTGCTCGTCGGTGATGCCCGCGGAGTCGGCCAGGGCCTGGCGGCAGGCCTGGCCGTCGCGGCGGCAGAGGTCGGCGTCGGAGCCGATCACGCGCAGCACTTCCTGCGCGGAGGTGCTGAGCTTGCCGGTGGTGAGCACGTCGCCGCGGCGCTGTGCGAGGTATTCGGCCGGAGAGATGGAGCCGACCTTCACGCCCGCGCAGCCGGCTGCCAGCACTGCGGCGCACAGCAGCGCCGCGAACAGGGGCTGGCGGTAGCGGATCGTCATGGCGCCGCTTTCGGTTCCGCGCCCGGCAGGCCTTGCCGGATCGCCTGCGAGAAATCGGCGTCGGGCGTCTTGTCGGCGGCGATGGCGCGGTCGGTGATGCGGCCGGCGGCGCGCAGCGCCTGCATGTCGTAGCCCGGCGTGAGGCCGCCCACGTCGTAAAGGTAGTCGGGCAGGTAGCCCGAGGCGAGCAGCCGGTAGTCCATCGGCAGGCCGGGCACGATGCGCTTGGCCAGCGCGTAGACGATGGTGGTGCAGTTGGCCGTGAGCGTGTTGTAGAAGCTGGGCGCGCGCACCAGCGCGTCGGCCTCGCCCAGGTAGGCGAGGAACAGCGAGCGCATCTCGGGCTGCGGCAGGCGCACGCGGTACATGTAGACGTCTTCGCCGCGCGCATTGGTGCGCACGCGCAGGATGTCATGTTCGTCGGCCGCGACCAGGCCGGTCTCGAACTGCTTGAAGAAACCGCCTATCGAAGAGAAGCTCTCGCCGCGCTCCTTGCGGATCTCGATGGAGAAGGTGACGAACTTGCCGTCGTCGAAACCGAAGGACACCAGCGTGTGCGCGATGGCCGGGCCGGTCCAGTAAGAGAGCGACACGTCGACCGTGCGCAGCCGGTCGAGGTCGTAGCGGCGGGTTTCCCAGCGCTGCGTGTAGTCGGTGTCGCTGCGCCACTCGAAGTTGCGCACGTTCTCCATGGTGACGATGCTGCCGTCCACGCGTGCGTGCAGCTGGCGAGACACGTCGTCGGCCCACACTCGGTCCTGCGAGGGCAGGATGGTGCCCCACCATGCAAGCAGCATCGCGAAGCCCACGGTGTACGAGAGCAGGGCGCGCCCGGCCCGCCCGCGCCACAGCAGCGCGATGGCGGCCAGGCCGAAACCGGCCCACAGCACGCCGGCACCTATCTTCACGAACGCGGGCCC
This region includes:
- a CDS encoding response regulator transcription factor; translation: MTGHDEPDARTASAAAVASALCHLFTKASESELASLLRSIEQGDASAAARLAHEILRPIAFPAQSPPATVDADVEAMQHFMPVEANALLSSRELKVLWLISRGWSNREIAEATHRSINTIEAQLKSLYRKLSVKSRTQAVREAMKQGLLIWRSSSGDPSAMAMNDAVVKDTEHSPLGLRA
- a CDS encoding esterase/lipase family protein; this translates as MTIRYRQPLFAALLCAAVLAAGCAGVKVGSISPAEYLAQRRGDVLTTGKLSTSAQEVLRVIGSDADLCRRDGQACRQALADSAGITDEQRLSALSEVWLQVALSADKGGTSDGPSADKAIDAWLETARHAYAYLFFTDRNPRDRAFEDRQTQVRDYYNYAVQQAITGLYSSYQKNSRRGRDTTRPPTVPQVGDWHIDSDVSAMQLPPGAGLPQELIPAASLTFSGLRNIYRRDGFGAELVAVTDEPTYGANAPPYRETPFPALTAVLKFDGADLRQVMSTRNLRIVVFDPYRTSSVQLGGQDIPLAANFTSGYGLWLARSDFALQALRSLFGSADGLTKPRIYLMQPYDPNRRTIIMLHGLASSPEAWINVANEVLGDETLRRSYQVWQVYYPTNAPLPLNNLAIREAVEQTIAHFDPTGKARASNDITLIGHSMGGVLSRLMVSSSEDKLWDALLASYPMQGAQQQRIEKRLAPYLRFEPLPQVSDAIFIASPHRGTDFANNRISRWVANLITLPVTMLGQLSDISRELIRIAPGKQDLGPLRIPNSIDNLSDRDPFVRLSSGLPMNPRVRFHSIIGNDTPGVALALSSDGIVPYESAHLDGAASELVIPSQHSVQENPLAILEIRRILKEQLRMESAPAR
- a CDS encoding DUF4105 domain-containing protein encodes the protein MIRAILRFSGRLLLSLAVALTALWACLALWYQLPGPAFVKIGAGVLWAGFGLAAIALLWRGRAGRALLSYTVGFAMLLAWWGTILPSQDRVWADDVSRQLHARVDGSIVTMENVRNFEWRSDTDYTQRWETRRYDLDRLRTVDVSLSYWTGPAIAHTLVSFGFDDGKFVTFSIEIRKERGESFSSIGGFFKQFETGLVAADEHDILRVRTNARGEDVYMYRVRLPQPEMRSLFLAYLGEADALVRAPSFYNTLTANCTTIVYALAKRIVPGLPMDYRLLASGYLPDYLYDVGGLTPGYDMQALRAAGRITDRAIAADKTPDADFSQAIRQGLPGAEPKAAP